One window of the Thermomicrobiales bacterium genome contains the following:
- a CDS encoding DHA2 family efflux MFS transporter permease subunit yields the protein MGRATQEAGSTSAEGSASEESVSPRSILIFAIVSLALLMSSIDSTIVAVALPNMMKGLNTNLIWISWVITGYSLTQTVMMPMAGKLSDDFGRKRLFLGCVVLFTASSLLCAIAPTVQLLILFRVLQAVGGGAFLPSAAGIVSDVFSPRHRGTAIGLFTSVFPLGGIIGPNVGGWMIDNFGWRSIFSVNVPIGVVLFATGIVFLPAGGRITGRRSIDLIGAGAFATGVVALMYGMSVWGTNVSFEWQVAAWMVAGIVALVLFVRHEARTKDPMIDLRLLKQRAFVAANLYNFLYGGLVFGFFSFIPLYATLEYGMTASQAGFILTPRAIAMISLSAISSFLLIRFGYRIPMILGITLISIGLFVTGRGIHDPTIFGYHVSNLVFLSITIAITGLGVGIGGPAANNAALDLMPDAVARITGLRGMFRSSGGVLGTAAIVLALAHFDDQGRGLEVIFTALSFLILLIIPVVFLIPDTARNRRKAHGRAESQAGQVQVQMANDD from the coding sequence ATGGGACGAGCGACACAAGAGGCAGGATCGACATCGGCGGAGGGCAGCGCCAGTGAGGAGTCGGTCAGTCCACGCTCGATCCTCATCTTCGCCATTGTCTCGCTCGCGCTGCTGATGTCCAGTATCGACTCCACAATCGTCGCCGTCGCCCTGCCGAACATGATGAAGGGGCTGAACACAAACCTGATCTGGATCTCCTGGGTCATCACTGGCTACAGCCTGACCCAGACGGTGATGATGCCAATGGCCGGCAAGCTGAGCGATGATTTCGGGCGCAAGCGGCTGTTCCTCGGTTGTGTCGTTCTGTTTACCGCCAGCTCGCTGCTCTGTGCGATCGCGCCGACCGTCCAGCTGCTGATCCTGTTTCGTGTGCTGCAGGCAGTCGGGGGCGGGGCGTTTCTGCCCTCGGCGGCCGGCATCGTCAGCGACGTCTTCAGCCCCAGACATCGCGGCACGGCGATCGGGCTGTTCACCAGCGTCTTCCCGCTGGGCGGCATTATCGGGCCGAACGTCGGGGGCTGGATGATCGACAACTTCGGCTGGCGCTCGATCTTCTCGGTGAACGTGCCAATCGGCGTCGTTCTGTTTGCCACCGGCATCGTCTTCCTGCCGGCCGGCGGGCGGATCACTGGCCGGCGCAGCATCGACCTCATCGGCGCGGGCGCATTCGCCACCGGCGTGGTAGCCCTGATGTACGGCATGAGCGTCTGGGGCACCAACGTCAGCTTCGAGTGGCAAGTTGCGGCGTGGATGGTGGCTGGCATCGTCGCGCTGGTTCTGTTCGTCCGTCACGAAGCGCGAACCAAAGATCCGATGATCGACCTGCGGCTGCTGAAGCAGCGCGCCTTCGTCGCCGCGAACCTCTACAACTTTCTCTATGGCGGACTGGTGTTCGGCTTCTTCAGCTTCATCCCACTCTACGCAACCCTCGAATACGGTATGACGGCCAGCCAGGCCGGATTCATCCTGACCCCGCGAGCAATCGCGATGATCAGCCTGTCAGCGATCTCGTCATTCCTGCTCATCCGCTTCGGCTATCGCATCCCGATGATCCTCGGCATCACCCTGATCAGTATCGGTCTGTTCGTGACCGGCCGAGGGATTCACGACCCGACGATCTTCGGCTACCACGTCAGCAACCTGGTGTTCCTCTCGATCACGATCGCGATCACCGGTCTGGGCGTCGGCATCGGCGGTCCTGCCGCGAACAACGCCGCCCTCGATCTGATGCCCGACGCGGTTGCGCGGATCACGGGCTTGCGTGGCATGTTCCGCTCCAGTGGTGGCGTCCTTGGCACAGCCGCGATCGTTCTTGCCCTGGCTCACTTCGATGACCAGGGTCGCGGGCTGGAGGTGATCTTCACCGCGCTATCGTTCCTGATCCTGTTGATCATCCCGGTTGTCTTCCTGATCCCCGACACCGCGCGGAATCGTCGCAAGGCTCATGGGAGGGCGGAGAGTCAGGCCGGCC